From Phragmites australis chromosome 5, lpPhrAust1.1, whole genome shotgun sequence, a single genomic window includes:
- the LOC133919657 gene encoding probable L-type lectin-domain containing receptor kinase S.5, translated as MTGPSRRGHGATTSLALLLLLWTVAVCSLPAVRAQATTFTTTVAGREFTNFAFPKFDNILLQLPTNLTFWSNASVSQNALQITPDSSNNASSFLVNQTGRVFFATPFVLWTANASNSTADGRYVASFSTVFKVNLYRANPAFKGEGLAFLVASGNDGPPSGSDGGYLGLTNASTDGLATNGFAAVELDTVKQSYDPDDNHVGLDFNGVRSTIAKPLAPFGIQLAPNDTSTSDGSHMVWVDYNGTSRHVWVYMSSSDDRKPATAVLNASLDLSAILLGKKAYFGFSASTGVEYQLNCVLMWNMTVEKLLDGTTGDKALSGWKLGVTIGVPCGVAALALGLLAGLYIRKKKKKVGDDPSSVFNNAIDLRSIPGVPKEFDYKELKKGTNNFDERMKLGQGGYGVVYRATVPGENARSMEVAVKQFSGANTKGQEDFLAELSIINRLRHRNLVKLVGWCHQNGVLLLVYDYMPNGSLDRHLFGGKDAPTLDWKQRYNVVTGVASALNYLHHEFDQTVIHRDIKPSNIMLDSAFNARLGDFGLARALESDKTSYTDKIGVPGTLGYIAPECFHTGRATRESDVFGFGAVILEIVCGRRISCSNPAGCSQLLEWVWRLHGAGRVLETVDTRLAGEYDEEDAERLLLLGLACSHPNPGERPRAQAIMQNLTRSVPPLAVPMSKPVFMWPVPRADGEEYGETPTSHSGVTSTAVTSSSYYASSGWTQNYQVSREDHEYAAEKDVPTV; from the exons ATGACGGGGCCTTCCCGTCGTGGCCACGGCGCCACAACCAGCCTCGCGCTCCTCCTGCTGCTGTGGACCGTCGCCGTCTGCTCCCTCCCCGCGGTGCGCGCACAGGCCACGACCTTCACGACCACCGTCGCCGGCAGGGAGTTCACCAACTTCGCCTTCCCCAAGTTCGACAATATCCTGCTGCAGCTCCCAACCAACCTGACGTTCTGGAGCAACGCCAGCGTCAGCCAGAACGCGCTGCAGATCACCCCGGACAGCAGCAATAACGCATCGAGCTTTCTCGTCAACCAGACCGGCCGCGTCTTCTTCGCCACCCCGTTCGTGCTCTGGACCGCAAACGCCTCCAACTCCACCGCCGACGGCCGGTACGTCGCCTCCTTCTCCACGGTGTTCAAGGTCAATCTCTACCGCGCGAACCCGGCCTTCAAGGGGGAAGGTTTGGCGTTCCTCGTCGCGTCCGGGAACGATGGCCCGCCCTCCGGCAGTGACGGCGGGTACCTCGGCCTCACCAACGCGTCCACCGACGGCCTCGCCACCAACGGCTTCGCGGCCGTGGAGCTGGACACGGTGAAGCAGTCCTACGACCCCGATGATAACCACGTCGGGCTCGACTTTAACGGCGTCCGCTCCACCATCGCCAAACCACTCGCCCCCTTCGGTATCCAGCTCGCGCCCAACGACACCAGCACCAGCGACGGCAGCCACATGGTCTGGGTCGACTACAACGGCACGTCGCGCCACGTGTGGGTGTACATGTCGTCCTCGGACGACCGCAAGCCGGCCACCGCCGTGCTCAATGCGTCGCTGGACCTCTCCGCGATCCTCCTCGGCAAGAAGGCCTACTTCGGCTTCTCGGCGTCCACCGGCGTGGAGTACCAGCTCAACTGCGTGCTCATGTGGAACATGACGGTAGAGAAGCTCCTCGACGGCACCACCGGCGATAAGGCGCTATCCGGCTGGAAGCTCGGGGTGACCATCGGCGTGCCGTGCGGCGTCGCCGCCCTGGCGCTCGGTCTGCTCGCTGGCCTGTACatcaggaagaagaagaagaaggtcggGGATGACCCGAGCTCGGTGTTCAACAACGCCATTGACCTGAGGAGCATCCCGGGGGTGCCCAAGGAGTTCGACTACAAGGAGCTCAAGAAAGGGACCAACAACTTCGACGAGAGGATGAAGCTGGGGCAGGGCGGGTACGGCGTGGTGTACCGCGCCACCGTGCCCGGGGAGAACGCCCGGAGCATGGAGGTGGCGGTGAAGCAGTTCTCCGGGGCCAACACCAAGGGGCAGGAGGACTTCCTCGCGGAGCTCAGCATCATCAACCGCCTCCGGCACCGGAATCTTGTCAAGCTCGTTG GCTGGTGCCATCAGAACGGCGTGCTGCTGCTGGTGTACGACTACATGCCTAACGGCAGCCTGGACAGGCACCTCTTCGGCGGCAAGGACGCGCCCACCCTCGATTGGAAGCAGCGCTACAACGTCGTCACCGGCGTGGCGTCCGCCCTGAACTACCTCCACCATGAGTTCGACCAGACGGTGATCCACCGCGACATCAAGCCGTCCAACATCATGCTGGACTCCGCGTTCAACGCCCGGCTCGGCGACTTCGGCCTCGCGCGCGCCCTCGAGTCCGACAAGACCTCATACACCGACAAGATCGGCGTACCGGGCACACTGGGGTACATCGCGCCCGAGTGCTTCCACACCGGCCGGGCCACGCGGGAGTCGGACGTCTTCGGCTTCGGCGCCGTGATTTTAGAGATCGTCTGCGGCCGCCGCATCTCGTGCAGCAATCCGGCTGGGTGTAGCCAGCTGCTGGAGTGGGTGTGGAGGCTACACGGCGCCGGCCGCGTCCTGGAGACCGTGGACACGAGGCTGGCCGGCGAGTACGACGAGGAGGACGCagagcggctgctgctgctcgggcTGGCGTGCAGCCACCCGAACCCCGGGGAGCGGCCGAGGGCGCAGGCCATCATGCAGAACCTGACGCGGTCCGTGCCGCCCCTCGCCGTGCCCATGTCCAAGCCCGTGTTCATGTGGCCCGTGCCGCGCGCTGACGGGGAGGAGTACGGCGAGACGCCGACGTCCCACAGCGGGGTCACCAGCACGGCGGTGACCTCATCGTCGTACTACGCGTCGTCGGGGTGGACCCAGAATTACCAGGTGAGCAGGGAGGATCACGAGTACGCGGCGGAGAAGGACGTGCCCACGGTTTGA